A region of Allocoleopsis franciscana PCC 7113 DNA encodes the following proteins:
- the pilM gene encoding type IV pilus assembly protein PilM, whose product MFNRFQGLFSKGKKGVGIELAPERINIAQLRKQGQGYKVATLYSHEVPDGIFQDGKIADSPALAELIRAALAESKLKVDRVATAVPMREAIIRIIPIPAELDDQELRDMVLNHEAGLYLPYPREEVDLDYQKLGFFQDEDGIEKVQVLLVATRKEITDTYLDTFGQAGLQVDVLEINSFALIRTMREQLRQFSPQEAAVLVDIEFDSTEIAIIVDGVPQFSRTVPIGTFQLQSALSRAMNLPTSRNTELLQGMTIPPVPADGLGGRTGATGINPGMAALLRVLGELADELRRSIDFYLNQSDNLEVAQLLLAGPGGGIGQLDEFFTQRLSLPTTQVDPVIALSLEVDQEIPSVQRPGLGTVLGLGLREV is encoded by the coding sequence ATGTTTAACCGTTTTCAAGGGCTGTTTTCCAAGGGCAAGAAAGGCGTCGGGATAGAATTGGCTCCAGAACGAATTAATATCGCTCAATTGCGAAAGCAGGGTCAGGGCTATAAGGTTGCCACCCTATACTCTCACGAGGTTCCGGATGGGATTTTCCAAGATGGGAAAATTGCCGACTCCCCAGCTTTAGCTGAACTGATTAGGGCAGCCTTAGCCGAGAGTAAACTCAAAGTTGATCGCGTCGCCACTGCCGTACCGATGCGGGAAGCCATTATCCGCATTATCCCTATTCCCGCCGAGCTAGATGATCAAGAACTTCGAGACATGGTACTCAACCATGAAGCGGGGCTGTATCTACCTTATCCCCGTGAAGAAGTAGACTTGGATTATCAGAAGCTGGGCTTCTTTCAAGATGAAGATGGCATTGAAAAGGTGCAAGTCCTCTTAGTCGCCACTCGTAAGGAAATCACAGATACCTATCTGGATACATTTGGGCAAGCTGGATTACAGGTGGATGTATTGGAGATTAATAGCTTTGCCCTGATTCGGACGATGAGAGAGCAACTGCGCCAGTTTTCTCCCCAAGAAGCCGCTGTCTTAGTGGATATTGAATTTGACAGCACTGAGATTGCGATCATTGTCGATGGTGTTCCTCAATTTTCTCGTACCGTTCCCATCGGGACGTTCCAACTCCAGAGCGCTCTTTCACGAGCTATGAATTTACCAACCTCAAGGAACACAGAGTTGCTACAGGGGATGACGATTCCACCAGTTCCCGCTGATGGGTTAGGAGGACGAACTGGAGCTACAGGGATTAACCCAGGGATGGCAGCTCTGCTGAGAGTCTTGGGAGAACTCGCCGATGAACTGCGTCGCTCCATCGATTTTTATTTAAATCAGAGCGACAATCTAGAAGTCGCTCAGCTATTACTAGCCGGTCCTGGAGGTGGAATTGGACAACTGGATGAATTTTTCACCCAACGCTTAAGCTTACCTACTACTCAGGTAGACCCAGTGATTGCTCTTTCGCTGGAGGTTGACCAAGAAATTCCCTCAGTGCAACGACCGGGCTTAGGCACTGTACTGGGATTAGGATTACGAGAGGTTTGA